From the genome of Cellulosilyticum sp. I15G10I2, one region includes:
- a CDS encoding M48 family metallopeptidase, translated as MYQIIRQKRKTVAIDIDNDLNIVIKVPHYLKTSEINKLIQKHQSWIEKRVQEKTQHKKQHDWRVTNQILYLGEYREIYKIKEPWLRGRVVVDGNQLIIKLKEPESREETERLIEQFFKEQADSILTNLTDYYADLIHVSYNKITIRNQKTRWGSCSSKGNISYNVKILCALEEMIAYIVLHEVMHLKHFNHGKAFWQEIAEIMPDYKDKMNYFKQFGQNFII; from the coding sequence ATGTACCAGATTATAAGACAAAAGAGAAAAACTGTAGCGATTGATATAGATAATGACCTAAATATTGTTATAAAAGTACCGCACTATTTAAAAACATCGGAAATTAATAAACTGATTCAAAAACATCAGTCTTGGATTGAAAAGCGTGTTCAAGAAAAGACTCAGCATAAAAAGCAACATGATTGGCGCGTAACGAATCAGATCTTGTATTTAGGAGAATATAGAGAAATTTACAAGATAAAGGAGCCGTGGCTAAGAGGTAGGGTTGTGGTTGATGGAAATCAGTTAATTATTAAGCTTAAAGAGCCAGAGAGCCGTGAGGAAACAGAAAGACTTATTGAACAGTTTTTTAAAGAACAAGCTGATAGTATTTTAACAAATCTTACAGACTACTATGCGGATTTAATTCATGTAAGCTACAACAAAATAACTATTCGTAATCAAAAGACAAGATGGGGAAGCTGCTCATCAAAGGGAAATATTTCTTATAATGTCAAAATACTATGTGCCTTAGAAGAAATGATAGCCTATATTGTTTTACATGAAGTGATGCATTTAAAACATTTTAATCATGGTAAAGCGTTTTGGCAGGAAATCGCAGAAATTATGCCAGATTATAAAGATAAAATGAATTACTTTAAACAATTTGGACAAAACTTTATTATATAA
- a CDS encoding cob(I)yrinic acid a,c-diamide adenosyltransferase, translated as MKNGLVQVYYGDGKGKTTSAVGLGIRAVGNNYKVIMIQFLKNDLAGECKIIRDLEPYFKVFHFEKEHGLTWTLTEEEKEELRSETKNALNFAIKVMDTAECDVLILDEILNVVEEGIIAETELCELIDHKPDEMELVLTGRNLTECIAKRADSISCVKAIKHPAQKDMLGRAGMEY; from the coding sequence ATGAAAAATGGACTTGTACAAGTTTATTATGGAGATGGAAAAGGTAAAACAACGTCAGCCGTGGGGCTTGGCATTAGAGCGGTAGGCAATAATTATAAAGTGATCATGATACAGTTTTTAAAAAATGATCTTGCGGGAGAATGTAAAATTATTAGAGATTTAGAACCTTACTTTAAAGTATTTCATTTTGAAAAAGAACATGGACTTACATGGACACTTACAGAAGAAGAAAAAGAAGAGCTGAGAAGCGAAACAAAAAATGCTCTGAATTTTGCAATTAAAGTAATGGATACTGCCGAATGCGATGTTTTAATATTAGATGAGATTCTTAATGTTGTAGAGGAAGGGATTATAGCAGAAACAGAACTTTGTGAATTGATTGACCATAAGCCGGATGAAATGGAGCTTGTATTAACTGGGCGTAATCTGACTGAGTGTATTGCAAAGAGAGCAGACTCTATTAGTTGTGTTAAAGCTATAAAGCACCCTGCACAAAAAGATATGCTAGGAAGAGCGGGGATGGAATATTAA
- the dapB gene encoding 4-hydroxy-tetrahydrodipicolinate reductase, with amino-acid sequence MIKVLMHGCNGRVGQTISRIISQHEGIQIVAGVDPYLEVPNAFPVFSHIQECNIEADVIIDFSTAKAVVPLLEYAKNKKIPTVVCTTGLSAEEIAFIHDISTTVPLFFSANMSLGVNLLIALAKRATEVLSDSSFDIEIIEKHHNQKIDAPSGTALAIADAINETLDNTYSFCYDRSTVREKRPKKEIGIHAVRGGTIVGEHEILFAGNDEFISLTHQATSKEVFAVGAIKAAKFLAHKAPGLYNMEHLLEA; translated from the coding sequence ATGATAAAAGTATTAATGCATGGTTGCAATGGCAGAGTTGGGCAAACCATCTCACGAATCATATCACAACACGAAGGTATTCAAATCGTAGCTGGAGTAGATCCTTATTTAGAAGTTCCAAACGCCTTTCCTGTTTTTAGTCATATTCAGGAATGTAATATTGAGGCGGATGTAATTATAGATTTTTCTACAGCAAAGGCAGTAGTCCCTTTGCTTGAATACGCAAAAAACAAAAAAATACCAACCGTTGTCTGTACTACAGGCCTATCCGCCGAAGAAATCGCCTTTATACATGATATAAGCACTACAGTACCCCTATTCTTCTCAGCTAATATGTCTCTTGGCGTTAATTTACTCATTGCACTTGCTAAAAGAGCTACTGAGGTACTAAGTGATAGTTCTTTTGATATAGAAATTATTGAGAAGCATCACAATCAAAAAATCGACGCACCTAGTGGTACTGCGCTGGCCATAGCCGATGCTATTAACGAAACTTTAGATAACACCTATAGTTTTTGCTATGACCGCTCTACGGTACGCGAAAAAAGACCTAAAAAAGAGATAGGTATACACGCTGTTCGAGGTGGTACAATAGTGGGAGAACATGAAATACTATTTGCTGGAAATGATGAATTTATTTCTCTTACCCATCAAGCAACCTCCAAAGAAGTTTTTGCTGTAGGGGCAATTAAAGCAGCAAAATTTTTAGCCCATAAAGCACCAGGTCTTTATAATATGGAACATTTATTAGAGGCGTAA
- the dapA gene encoding 4-hydroxy-tetrahydrodipicolinate synthase yields the protein MTIFEGAGVAIVTPFYENGDINFGKLEELIDFQLQNSTDAIIICGTTGEASTMSDDEHLECIKVAVDRVKGRVPVVAGTGSNDTRHGIELTKRAKTLGADASLQVTPYYNKATQKGLIEHFTAIAKASNLPMILYSVPSRTGVNITPNTAYELSKYDFVIGLKEATGNIAQVAQIAAKCGDNLPLYSGNDDQIIPILSLGGKGVISVLSNIAPKQTHDIVKLYLGGQTKEALKLQLDLVPLIEALFCEVNPIPVKEALNLMGFNVGPCRLPLSSMEENNIAQLKQALVNAKLLV from the coding sequence ATGACAATTTTTGAAGGAGCAGGCGTTGCTATTGTTACACCGTTTTATGAGAATGGAGATATTAACTTTGGTAAATTGGAAGAACTTATAGATTTTCAACTTCAAAACAGTACCGATGCTATCATTATCTGCGGTACAACTGGCGAGGCATCTACGATGTCTGATGACGAACATCTTGAATGTATTAAAGTGGCAGTAGACAGAGTTAAAGGGAGAGTGCCCGTTGTAGCCGGCACTGGGAGTAATGATACAAGACATGGTATTGAACTTACAAAAAGAGCTAAGACTCTAGGTGCAGATGCTTCTCTTCAAGTAACACCTTATTACAATAAGGCTACTCAAAAAGGCCTTATAGAACACTTTACGGCTATTGCAAAGGCTTCTAATCTACCTATGATCTTATACAGCGTACCTAGTCGTACTGGTGTAAATATCACTCCTAATACTGCTTATGAACTTTCAAAATATGATTTTGTAATAGGCCTTAAGGAAGCAACAGGTAACATCGCTCAAGTTGCTCAAATAGCTGCTAAATGCGGCGACAATCTTCCTCTTTATTCTGGAAACGACGATCAAATCATTCCTATACTTTCACTTGGCGGCAAAGGTGTAATCTCAGTATTATCAAACATTGCACCAAAGCAAACCCATGATATTGTAAAATTATATTTAGGCGGTCAAACAAAAGAAGCTCTTAAGCTGCAGCTTGACCTCGTTCCTTTAATAGAAGCTTTGTTTTGTGAAGTTAACCCAATTCCTGTTAAAGAGGCACTTAACCTTATGGGCTTTAATGTAGGCCCATGCAGATTACCTCTTTCAAGTATGGAAGAAAATAATATCGCTCAGTTAAAACAAGCGCTTGTTAATGCAAAGCTATTAGTTTAA
- a CDS encoding small, acid-soluble spore protein, alpha/beta type has protein sequence MKTNESKNKEKLFDALSEHEKMKLEIAEELGLLDQVQQGGWKSLSAKETGRIGGLMTKRKRELSSKTEENTK, from the coding sequence ATGAAAACAAATGAATCTAAAAATAAAGAAAAGCTATTTGATGCTTTATCTGAACATGAAAAAATGAAACTAGAAATAGCTGAAGAATTAGGACTTTTGGATCAAGTCCAGCAAGGTGGCTGGAAAAGCTTATCCGCTAAAGAAACCGGAAGAATAGGTGGTCTTATGACCAAGAGAAAAAGAGAGCTTAGCAGTAAAACAGAAGAAAATACAAAATAA
- a CDS encoding hemolysin family protein, whose amino-acid sequence MTTQLLIQITILIILLGFSAFFSASETALMSISKIDVRHMVEQDIKGAKLLSRLLEDPNKMLGAILVGNNLVNIAASSLATVIAIDLFKDTASGLGIGIATGVMTLLILVFGEITPKSLSNAHAHEVAILVSKPILLLVFLTNPIVKILMGTTHFIIKLFGGNADESKPFITADELRTIVTVSHEEGVLEDEEKKMIYNVFDFGDSYAKDVMIPRTDMIAININDTYEDILNLYKEEHFSRMPVYEESQDNIIGILYIKDLIIQSFDPNHFKVNAFLREVYFVHEYKRIDELFKEMRAQKIGIAIVLDEYGGTSGLVTMEDLIEEIVGDIDDEYDITEDDIIQIDDGEYLVDATCRISEVNEYLSLDITSQEFDSIGGFIIGLLDRFPTEGEQVIYQTTTFIVEETSNNRINKLRIFLKKENN is encoded by the coding sequence TTGACTACTCAATTACTCATACAAATTACTATTTTAATTATTTTACTTGGCTTCTCTGCTTTCTTTTCAGCATCTGAAACGGCTCTTATGTCTATTAGTAAAATCGATGTGCGCCATATGGTAGAACAAGATATCAAAGGCGCCAAGTTATTAAGCAGACTGCTTGAAGATCCTAATAAAATGCTTGGCGCTATACTAGTAGGCAATAACCTCGTTAATATCGCAGCTTCTTCTTTGGCGACTGTTATCGCAATAGATTTATTTAAAGATACGGCCTCAGGTCTTGGCATTGGTATTGCTACAGGTGTTATGACATTACTCATACTTGTTTTTGGTGAGATCACACCTAAATCTTTATCAAATGCACATGCTCATGAAGTCGCTATTCTTGTTTCAAAACCTATTTTACTGCTTGTATTTTTAACGAATCCTATTGTTAAAATTTTAATGGGTACTACTCATTTTATTATTAAGCTATTTGGTGGCAATGCAGATGAGAGCAAACCTTTTATTACTGCAGATGAACTACGCACCATCGTTACGGTAAGCCATGAAGAGGGCGTGCTTGAAGATGAAGAAAAGAAAATGATTTACAATGTATTTGACTTTGGTGATTCCTATGCCAAGGACGTGATGATTCCTCGTACGGATATGATTGCAATAAATATAAATGATACATATGAGGATATATTAAACTTATATAAAGAGGAACACTTTTCTCGTATGCCTGTTTATGAGGAAAGTCAAGATAATATTATTGGTATACTTTATATCAAGGACCTTATTATCCAATCATTTGATCCTAATCATTTTAAAGTAAACGCTTTCCTAAGAGAAGTTTACTTCGTACATGAATATAAACGTATCGATGAACTCTTTAAAGAGATGCGTGCCCAAAAAATTGGTATAGCCATTGTCCTTGATGAATATGGCGGTACTTCTGGCCTTGTTACAATGGAAGATTTAATTGAAGAAATAGTGGGAGATATCGATGATGAATATGACATCACCGAAGATGATATTATCCAAATAGATGACGGAGAATATTTAGTTGATGCTACTTGCAGAATATCTGAAGTCAATGAATACTTAAGTTTAGACATTACCTCACAGGAATTTGACTCTATCGGAGGGTTTATTATCGGTCTATTAGATAGATTTCCTACTGAAGGAGAGCAGGTTATCTATCAGACGACTACTTTTATTGTAGAAGAAACTTCTAATAATCGTATCAATAAGCTTAGAATCTTTTTAAAAAAAGAAAATAATTAA
- a CDS encoding collagen-like protein, giving the protein MRDNDAYWGRADKTYYVPRHEDEYNDCWDDRYCCDNCCDNNCYHDECICCIGPRGPKGATGFTGPTGPTGFTGPTGFTGPTGSTGFTGPAGFTGPTGPTGSTGPAGTPGGPTGDTGPTGPQGLIGTTGATGATGATGPQGLIGATGATGGTGPTGPQGLIGATGDTGPTGPQGLIGATGDTGPTGPQGLIGATGDTGPTGFTGPTGDTGAIGFTGPTGDTGPTGDTGATGPTGPEGGVLAFADFYALMPPDNAATVAPGTDVSFPQDGPISGAAIARLTASTFNLAEIGTYQVLFQVSVTEAGQLILTLDGADLAYTVVGRATGTSQIVGMALVTTTSVSSVLTVRNPAGNAAALTITPLAGGTRPVSAHLVIMQIA; this is encoded by the coding sequence ATGAGAGATAACGATGCATACTGGGGCAGAGCAGATAAGACCTACTATGTTCCTCGGCATGAAGACGAATATAACGATTGTTGGGATGATAGGTATTGTTGTGATAATTGTTGCGACAATAATTGTTATCATGATGAATGTATCTGTTGCATAGGCCCAAGAGGTCCAAAAGGAGCAACAGGATTTACAGGCCCCACAGGTCCCACAGGGTTTACGGGACCAACAGGATTTACAGGCCCCACAGGTTCCACAGGGTTTACGGGACCAGCAGGATTTACAGGCCCCACAGGTCCGACGGGGAGTACTGGCCCAGCAGGTACACCAGGAGGGCCAACAGGAGACACCGGGCCGACAGGGCCACAAGGATTAATAGGAACAACAGGAGCAACGGGAGCAACGGGAGCCACAGGGCCACAAGGATTAATAGGAGCAACCGGCGCAACAGGAGGCACAGGGCCAACAGGACCACAAGGATTAATAGGAGCAACGGGAGACACAGGGCCAACAGGACCACAAGGATTAATAGGAGCAACGGGAGACACAGGGCCAACAGGACCACAAGGATTAATAGGAGCAACGGGAGACACAGGCCCAACAGGATTCACAGGTCCAACGGGAGATACAGGCGCAATAGGATTCACAGGTCCAACGGGAGACACAGGTCCGACAGGAGACACAGGCGCAACAGGACCCACAGGTCCAGAAGGCGGCGTACTAGCTTTTGCAGATTTCTATGCATTGATGCCTCCTGATAACGCAGCAACAGTTGCTCCAGGTACAGATGTAAGCTTTCCGCAAGATGGACCTATTAGCGGGGCGGCTATTGCCCGTCTTACGGCTAGTACATTTAACTTAGCTGAAATTGGCACTTATCAAGTCTTGTTTCAGGTGAGTGTGACCGAAGCAGGTCAACTGATTTTAACGCTTGATGGCGCTGATCTAGCTTATACTGTAGTGGGGAGAGCAACGGGTACTTCGCAAATTGTAGGAATGGCGCTTGTAACTACTACGTCCGTCAGTTCGGTACTAACTGTAAGAAATCCTGCTGGAAATGCAGCGGCACTTACCATTACACCTCTCGCTGGAGGCACAAGGCCTGTTTCGGCACACCTTGTTATTATGCAAATCGCATAG
- a CDS encoding IS607 family transposase, producing MKYYAIGAFAKLIGVTQQTLRNWDKVGKLKPSHTGKSGYRYYSQQQLQCYLGFKGETVVKRKVIGYCRVSSNNQKDELERQVENVKTYMIAIGYSFEVVTDIGSGINYNKKGLNELIDKVIASEVEKIVVLYKDRLLRFGYELIENLCHKYGTTIDIIDNTEKTEEQELAHDLIQIITVYGYKLQGKRANKANKMIKELLEDDNSSEG from the coding sequence ATGAAATATTATGCAATAGGAGCGTTTGCAAAATTAATCGGAGTAACGCAGCAAACGCTAAGAAATTGGGACAAAGTAGGAAAGCTAAAACCCAGTCATACAGGTAAAAGCGGTTACAGGTATTATTCTCAGCAACAGCTTCAATGTTATTTGGGGTTTAAAGGCGAAACAGTAGTTAAAAGAAAAGTTATCGGCTATTGCAGAGTATCAAGTAATAATCAAAAAGATGAGCTTGAAAGACAAGTAGAAAATGTAAAAACTTACATGATAGCGATAGGGTATTCTTTTGAGGTTGTCACAGATATAGGAAGTGGTATTAATTATAATAAAAAGGGATTAAACGAGTTGATTGATAAGGTAATTGCTTCAGAGGTTGAAAAAATAGTTGTTTTGTACAAAGATAGATTGTTAAGGTTTGGATACGAATTAATAGAAAACCTATGTCACAAATATGGCACAACTATTGACATTATTGACAATACTGAGAAAACTGAAGAACAAGAACTAGCCCATGATTTAATTCAAATTATAACAGTGTACGGTTATAAACTACAAGGGAAAAGAGCTAATAAAGCTAATAAAATGATCAAGGAGTTACTAGAAGATGATAATAGCTCTGAAGGATAG
- a CDS encoding helix-turn-helix domain-containing protein, giving the protein MIIALKDRLEPNNKQMSKLFQSSGAARWAYNWTLRRQEENYKKGSIFIKDGDLRKELTLLKKTDELKWLNDYSNNIIIKPLKMLVMLIINFSRSCQIGRNLRAERKVYLNSIKTQRK; this is encoded by the coding sequence ATGATAATAGCTCTGAAGGATAGACTTGAACCCAATAATAAGCAAATGTCAAAGTTGTTTCAAAGTTCAGGTGCAGCAAGATGGGCGTATAACTGGACGCTGAGGAGACAGGAAGAAAACTATAAAAAGGGTAGCATTTTTATTAAAGATGGAGATTTAAGAAAAGAATTAACCCTTTTAAAAAAGACAGATGAATTAAAATGGCTTAATGATTATAGCAATAATATAATCATTAAGCCATTAAAGATGCTTGTGATGCTTATTATAAATTTTTCAAGAAGCTGTCAGATAGGCCGAAATTTAAGAGCAGAAAGAAAAGTCTACCTGAATTCTATCAAGACACAGAGAAAATAA
- a CDS encoding transposase, whose amino-acid sequence MKFDGLHWYVSVDIEAKQEEVNQAGESIGIDIGIKDLAICSNSDKPYKSINKSKRIRRLEKKLCRLEHKVSNKYEKNKEGRSYVKTSNIKNWKKELESCTNVLIISEPITGIK is encoded by the coding sequence GTGAAGTTTGACGGATTACATTGGTATGTATCGGTAGATATTGAGGCTAAGCAAGAAGAGGTCAACCAGGCAGGTGAAAGCATAGGTATTGATATAGGTATAAAAGATTTAGCAATATGCTCAAATAGTGATAAACCCTACAAAAGTATTAATAAGAGTAAAAGAATCAGAAGACTAGAAAAGAAACTGTGTAGATTAGAGCATAAAGTATCGAATAAATATGAAAAGAATAAGGAAGGGAGGAGTTACGTTAAAACAAGCAATATTAAAAACTGGAAAAAAGAATTAGAAAGCTGCACAAACGTCTTGATTATATCAGAACCGATTACAGGCATAAAGTAA
- a CDS encoding RNA-guided endonuclease InsQ/TnpB family protein, whose product MRTDYRHKVTTEIVKIKPSRIVMESLSVKGMMKNKHLSKSIAHQGFFEFKTMLHYKSIKYGIEFVEADKWDPSSKTCSACGYMKTKLSLSERGFRCEGCGAVIDRDKNASINLSRYKVS is encoded by the coding sequence ATCAGAACCGATTACAGGCATAAAGTAACTACCGAGATTGTGAAAATCAAGCCATCAAGGATAGTTATGGAAAGCCTGAGTGTTAAGGGAATGATGAAAAACAAGCATTTATCAAAATCTATAGCGCATCAAGGGTTTTTTGAGTTCAAAACGATGCTTCACTATAAGAGCATTAAATATGGGATTGAATTTGTAGAAGCAGATAAGTGGGATCCCTCATCAAAAACTTGTTCAGCGTGTGGCTATATGAAAACTAAACTCTCACTATCTGAAAGAGGATTTAGATGTGAAGGTTGCGGAGCTGTTATAGATAGGGATAAAAATGCAAGTATTAATTTATCAAGATATAAAGTATCATAA
- a CDS encoding collagen-like protein produces the protein MESNEYWNRPDSWGRQDSKYCGGGHGSNHYNNGYYDNCNHDNCHYDECYYDSCCYYIGPTGDTGPTGPTGQTGSTGSTGPTGATGPTGLQGLIGPTGDTGPTGATGPTGPTGDTGPAVQLSGIQAQLSASPLGIVDDGDNVIFDTVTNDQSANITYSLITGVFTISATGNYYVNWWVAADGAGVATTVSFGISVDGGPGILGSSPIVAGQVTGSALVTVAAVPATIELVNNTGATVGYGNTPVQANIVITEVTP, from the coding sequence ATGGAAAGTAATGAATATTGGAACAGACCAGATAGTTGGGGCAGACAAGATAGCAAATATTGTGGCGGTGGACATGGATCTAATCATTACAATAATGGATACTATGATAATTGTAATCATGATAATTGTCATTATGATGAATGTTATTATGATAGTTGCTGCTATTATATAGGACCAACAGGAGATACGGGACCAACGGGGCCAACAGGACAAACAGGATCAACAGGATCAACAGGACCAACGGGAGCAACAGGCCCAACGGGTCTACAAGGATTAATAGGGCCAACTGGGGATACAGGACCAACGGGAGCAACAGGCCCAACGGGCCCAACGGGAGATACCGGACCTGCAGTTCAATTAAGCGGTATTCAAGCTCAATTAAGTGCTTCTCCTTTAGGGATAGTTGATGATGGAGACAATGTTATTTTTGATACAGTAACAAATGATCAAAGTGCAAATATAACTTATAGTTTGATTACAGGAGTATTTACAATTAGCGCAACAGGCAATTACTATGTAAATTGGTGGGTTGCTGCAGATGGTGCCGGCGTAGCCACAACTGTAAGCTTTGGTATATCGGTAGATGGCGGCCCAGGAATACTAGGATCATCACCAATAGTTGCAGGGCAGGTAACAGGCAGTGCATTAGTAACAGTAGCAGCAGTTCCAGCAACTATTGAACTTGTAAATAATACTGGAGCGACAGTGGGGTACGGAAATACACCTGTTCAAGCTAATATAGTTATTACTGAAGTAACACCATAA